In Methylobacterium aquaticum, the following are encoded in one genomic region:
- the lptB gene encoding LPS export ABC transporter ATP-binding protein: MPAPRAVSRLGRLFGRGRRTEAVAERGGAAEAFGGPGILAVAGLKKSYGARTVVHDAGLTVRNGEAVGLLGPNGAGKTTIFYMITGLVSADRGTISLDGHEITRLPMYQRARLGIGYLPQEASIFRGLNVEDNIRAVLEVVEPDRKTRERKLDSLLDEFNITRLRKSPSIALSGGERRRCEIARALASSPSFMLLDEPFAGIDPIAVGDIQELVMHLKGRGIGVLITDHNVRETLGLIDRAYIVHSGRILTEGTPDEIVANEDVRRLYLGEDFRL; this comes from the coding sequence ATGCCCGCCCCCCGGGCCGTCTCGCGCCTCGGGCGCCTGTTCGGCCGCGGGCGAAGGACGGAGGCCGTGGCGGAGCGGGGCGGCGCCGCCGAGGCCTTCGGCGGGCCCGGCATCCTGGCGGTGGCCGGCCTCAAGAAGAGCTACGGCGCCCGCACCGTCGTGCACGATGCCGGCCTGACCGTGCGCAACGGCGAGGCGGTGGGGCTGCTCGGCCCCAACGGCGCCGGCAAGACCACGATCTTCTACATGATCACCGGCCTGGTCTCGGCCGATCGCGGCACGATCAGCCTCGACGGGCACGAGATCACCCGGCTGCCGATGTACCAGCGCGCCCGGCTCGGGATCGGCTACCTGCCGCAGGAGGCCTCGATCTTCCGCGGCCTCAACGTCGAGGACAACATCCGGGCGGTGCTGGAGGTGGTCGAGCCCGACCGCAAGACCCGCGAGCGCAAGCTCGATTCGCTGCTCGACGAGTTCAACATCACCCGCCTGCGCAAGTCGCCCTCGATCGCGCTCTCGGGCGGCGAGCGGCGGCGCTGCGAGATCGCCCGCGCTCTGGCCTCCTCGCCCTCCTTCATGCTGCTCGACGAGCCCTTCGCGGGCATCGACCCGATCGCGGTGGGCGACATCCAGGAGCTGGTGATGCACCTCAAGGGCCGCGGCATCGGCGTGCTCATCACCGACCACAACGTGCGCGAGACGCTCGGCCTGATCGACCGGGCCTACATCGTCCATTCCGGCCGCATCCTCACCGAGGGCACGCCGGACGAGATCGTGGCCAACGAGGACGTGCGCCGGCTGTATCTCGGCGAGGACTTCCGGCTGTAG
- the hpf gene encoding ribosome hibernation-promoting factor, HPF/YfiA family — MAALRVSGRGVDLGEALRTRVEERISAALAKYFDGAYNGHVTVGRDGSAFRTDCVLHLPSGITLEASGSAHDANASFDQTAERIEKRLRRYKHRLKAHPNGPAKDIAIDGGLPGLAAPDTAVMEAAYSVMESPEEDTGEHPPIIAESTRTLHRRTVSEAVVELDLTGVPVLVFVHAGTERVNVVYRRGDGAIGWIDPPERGTP; from the coding sequence ATGGCAGCGTTGCGCGTGTCGGGTCGTGGCGTGGATCTCGGGGAAGCCCTGAGAACCCGGGTGGAGGAGCGGATCTCCGCGGCCCTCGCCAAGTACTTCGACGGTGCCTACAACGGTCACGTGACGGTCGGGCGCGACGGCAGCGCCTTCCGCACCGACTGCGTGCTGCACCTGCCCTCGGGCATCACCCTCGAGGCCTCGGGCTCGGCCCACGACGCCAATGCAAGCTTCGACCAGACCGCCGAGCGGATCGAGAAGCGCCTGCGCCGCTACAAGCACCGCCTCAAGGCCCATCCGAACGGCCCCGCCAAGGACATCGCCATCGACGGTGGCCTGCCAGGTCTCGCCGCCCCCGACACCGCCGTGATGGAGGCGGCCTATTCGGTGATGGAATCGCCCGAGGAGGATACCGGCGAGCATCCGCCGATCATCGCCGAGAGCACCCGCACCCTGCACCGGCGCACGGTGAGCGAGGCGGTGGTGGAACTCGATCTCACCGGTGTCCCCGTCCTCGTCTTCGTTCACGCTGGCACCGAGCGGGTCAACGTCGTATATCGTCGGGGCGACGGCGCGATCGGCTGGATCGATCCGCCGGAACGCGGCACTCCGTGA
- the ptsN gene encoding PTS IIA-like nitrogen regulatory protein PtsN gives MPLLEFLKPEAVLPALRAQGKKQVLQELAAQAARHLPGLDEREIFETLLQRERLGSTGIGEGVAIPHGKLPGLGTLFGLMARLERPVDFEALDGQPVDIAFLLLAPEGAGADHLKALARVARVLREPGIIDRIRAARDADALYALLTQSPAQAA, from the coding sequence ATGCCATTGCTGGAATTCCTGAAGCCGGAGGCGGTCCTCCCGGCGCTGCGCGCGCAGGGCAAGAAGCAGGTTCTGCAGGAGCTGGCCGCCCAGGCGGCCCGCCACCTGCCGGGCCTCGACGAGCGCGAGATCTTCGAGACGCTGCTCCAGCGCGAACGCCTCGGCTCGACCGGCATCGGCGAGGGAGTGGCGATCCCGCACGGCAAGCTGCCGGGGCTCGGCACTTTGTTCGGCCTGATGGCCCGCCTGGAGCGCCCGGTCGATTTCGAGGCCCTGGACGGCCAGCCGGTCGACATCGCCTTCCTGCTGCTCGCCCCCGAGGGCGCCGGCGCCGACCACCTGAAGGCGCTCGCCCGGGTCGCCCGGGTGCTGCGCGAGCCCGGCATCATCGACCGCATCCGCGCCGCCCGCGACGCCGACGCGCTCTACGCCCTCCTGACCCAATCCCCCGCCCAGGCGGCGTGA
- a CDS encoding YdcF family protein, producing the protein MTTRTWDVVGWSWSGDRPGGMPPARLPLSHAPDPEPFDSRPPGPKPSSWSLRRRLAVGIAGAGLAAGIALGLGFLAFVANLARSEQLPLGPSDGIVALTGGAQRIEDAMNLLAGGYGRRLLITGVNERTSRDEIARLNPGQQHLIDCCVDLDYRARNTIGNAIEIRRWMRENGFRSVAVVTSNYHMPRTLVELDHALAEGHQVVPHPVVPEGIDPDQWWRHPASARLLASEYAKFLVAWLRTQFETDPEHSRAAVLVSRGHPVKVVAEPLVR; encoded by the coding sequence ATGACAACGCGAACCTGGGACGTGGTGGGCTGGTCCTGGTCGGGCGACCGACCGGGAGGAATGCCGCCTGCCAGGCTCCCGCTGTCCCACGCTCCCGATCCCGAACCGTTCGATTCCCGGCCGCCGGGCCCGAAACCATCGTCCTGGAGCCTGCGCCGTCGCCTGGCCGTCGGCATCGCAGGAGCGGGCCTCGCCGCCGGGATCGCGCTCGGCCTCGGCTTCCTCGCCTTCGTGGCCAACCTCGCCCGGTCTGAGCAACTGCCGCTCGGCCCCTCCGACGGCATCGTCGCGCTCACCGGCGGCGCCCAGCGCATCGAGGATGCGATGAACCTGCTCGCCGGCGGCTATGGCCGGCGCCTGCTCATCACCGGGGTCAACGAGCGCACCAGCCGCGACGAGATCGCCCGGCTCAACCCGGGCCAGCAGCACCTGATCGATTGCTGCGTCGATCTCGACTACCGGGCGCGCAACACCATCGGCAACGCCATCGAGATCCGGCGCTGGATGCGCGAGAACGGCTTTCGCAGCGTCGCGGTGGTCACCTCGAACTACCACATGCCCCGCACCCTGGTGGAGCTCGACCACGCGCTGGCGGAGGGCCATCAGGTGGTGCCGCACCCTGTCGTCCCGGAGGGGATCGACCCCGACCAGTGGTGGCGCCACCCGGCCTCGGCGCGGCTGCTGGCCTCCGAATACGCGAAGTTCCTGGTCGCCTGGCTCCGCACCCAGTTCGAGACCGACCCCGAGCATTCGCGGGCGGCGGTGCTGGTCAGCCGCGGCCATCCGGTGAAGGTGGTGGCCGAGCCGCTGGTGCGGTGA